The Haloarchaeobius amylolyticus genome window below encodes:
- a CDS encoding ABC transporter ATP-binding protein produces MPAIETTALTKRFGDDVVAVDSLDLRVEEGEIFGFLGPNGAGKSTTINMLLDFHRPTSGSATVLGYDAQAEVDEIRQRVGVLAEGLELYDRLTAREHLELCVQMKEASDDPDAVLHRVGLDDAKDRKVGGYSKGMQQRLALGMALVGDPDLVILDEPSSGLDPNGIQHMRDILREEAAGGTTVFFSSHILSEVEAVCDRVGIMSEGELVTVDTIDNLRSQSGDAGEVELTVEAVPEGIRGRLERLEGITNVHIEDDEVTAYCNSGTAKMAAIRTVDDAATVTDVVATETSLEELFNQYTGGGRDGDVEERGEPAEEMEVPA; encoded by the coding sequence ATGCCCGCTATCGAGACGACCGCCCTGACCAAACGCTTCGGCGACGACGTCGTCGCCGTCGACTCCCTCGACCTCCGCGTGGAGGAGGGGGAGATATTCGGCTTCCTCGGCCCCAACGGCGCCGGGAAGTCGACGACCATCAACATGCTGCTCGACTTCCACCGACCTACCTCCGGGTCGGCGACCGTCCTGGGCTACGACGCCCAGGCGGAGGTCGACGAGATCCGCCAGCGCGTCGGCGTCCTCGCCGAGGGGCTGGAACTGTACGACCGCCTCACCGCCAGAGAGCACCTCGAACTCTGCGTCCAGATGAAAGAGGCGAGCGACGACCCCGACGCGGTCCTCCACCGGGTCGGCCTCGACGACGCCAAGGACCGCAAGGTCGGCGGCTACTCCAAGGGGATGCAACAGCGCCTCGCGCTCGGGATGGCCCTCGTCGGCGACCCCGACCTCGTCATCCTCGACGAGCCCTCCTCCGGGCTCGACCCCAACGGCATCCAGCACATGCGCGACATCCTCCGCGAGGAGGCCGCAGGCGGGACGACCGTCTTCTTCTCCAGTCACATCCTCTCGGAGGTCGAGGCGGTCTGTGACCGCGTCGGTATCATGTCCGAGGGGGAACTCGTGACCGTCGACACCATCGACAACCTGCGCTCGCAGTCCGGCGACGCGGGCGAGGTCGAACTCACTGTCGAGGCCGTGCCCGAGGGCATCCGCGGCCGGCTCGAACGACTGGAGGGCATCACGAACGTCCACATCGAGGACGACGAGGTGACCGCGTACTGCAACAGCGGGACGGCGAAGATGGCCGCCATCCGGACAGTGGACGACGCCGCCACCGTGACGGACGTGGTCGCCACCGAGACCTCCCTCGAGGAGCTGTTCAACCAGTACACCGGCGGTGGCCGCGACGGCGACGTCGAGGAGCGTGGCGAACCTGCCGAGGAGATGGAGGTGCCGGCATGA
- a CDS encoding DUF7129 domain-containing putative zinc-binding protein has protein sequence MVRTDPYTPTTTEYECVRCGARFDSPRASCDHPMCHGEIRNVSVSRE, from the coding sequence ATGGTACGAACCGACCCATACACACCGACCACCACGGAGTACGAGTGCGTCCGCTGTGGCGCACGCTTCGACTCCCCACGAGCGTCCTGTGACCACCCGATGTGTCACGGGGAGATCCGGAACGTCTCGGTCTCGCGGGAGTAA
- a CDS encoding acyl-CoA thioesterase, translating into MPSLMDTYIENRSIVNPNDANILGSAHGGNVMKWMDEVGAMSAMRFAGETCVTARMDQTNFRRPIPQGDAALIRAYVYEAGRTSVKVRVRVYREDLRSNETQLTTESYMVFVAIDDEGEPVAVPELTIESDRGHELYDAAVNGKED; encoded by the coding sequence ATGCCGAGTCTGATGGACACCTACATCGAGAACCGTTCCATCGTGAACCCGAACGACGCCAACATCCTCGGGTCGGCCCACGGGGGGAACGTGATGAAGTGGATGGACGAGGTGGGTGCGATGTCCGCGATGCGCTTCGCCGGCGAGACCTGCGTCACCGCCCGGATGGACCAGACGAACTTCCGGCGGCCCATCCCGCAGGGCGACGCCGCGCTCATCCGGGCCTACGTCTACGAGGCAGGGCGGACCAGCGTGAAGGTCCGGGTGCGGGTGTACCGCGAGGACCTGCGGTCGAACGAGACGCAACTCACGACGGAGTCGTACATGGTGTTCGTCGCCATCGACGACGAGGGCGAGCCGGTCGCGGTGCCCGAGTTGACCATCGAGTCCGACCGCGGGCACGAACTCTACGACGCCGCGGTGAACGGGAAGGAGGACTGA
- a CDS encoding metalloprotease, translated as MVQFRFADGELKDLGIAWIALSVAFGILIIGPSAITRIDPAAALDLLLFAAVTAGIGFLLHELAHKFTAMHFGYPAEFRADYNMLLLAVFSAMVGFLFAAPGAVYHPRTSEKESGLIALAGPLTNVALVIVFFPLLAFGGVLGRIGAFGVFINAFLAGFNMIPYGPLDGRKVLRWSKPTFALTFLLCGGLGFAAFFGFFPTPF; from the coding sequence ATGGTCCAGTTCCGCTTCGCCGACGGCGAGTTGAAGGACCTCGGTATCGCGTGGATCGCGCTGTCGGTCGCGTTCGGTATCCTCATCATCGGCCCGAGCGCCATCACCCGAATCGACCCGGCCGCCGCGCTCGACCTGCTGCTGTTCGCGGCGGTCACGGCCGGCATCGGCTTCCTGCTGCACGAACTCGCGCACAAGTTCACCGCGATGCACTTCGGCTACCCGGCGGAGTTCCGCGCCGACTACAACATGCTGCTGCTCGCGGTGTTCAGCGCGATGGTCGGCTTCCTGTTCGCCGCGCCCGGCGCGGTCTACCACCCGCGGACCAGCGAGAAGGAGAGCGGCCTCATCGCCCTCGCGGGGCCACTCACGAACGTCGCGCTCGTCATCGTGTTCTTCCCGCTGCTCGCGTTCGGGGGCGTGCTCGGCCGAATCGGCGCCTTCGGGGTCTTCATCAACGCCTTCCTCGCCGGCTTCAACATGATCCCCTACGGCCCCCTCGACGGCCGGAAGGTGCTGCGCTGGAGCAAGCCCACGTTCGCCCTGACGTTCCTGCTCTGTGGCGGGCTCGGCTTCGCGGCCTTCTTCGGCTTCTTTCCCACGCCGTTCTGA
- a CDS encoding GNAT family N-acetyltransferase, translated as MPAIRPATRDDAGAIHDIYAPFVAETAVSFETEVPSREAIAGRITDTQEQFPWLVCEVDGAVAGYAYGHAHRGRGGYRWSAESSVYVAEAHLRRGVARGLYESLFTVLALQRYVNCYAGIVLPNDASVTFHESMGFERVGRYEDVGYKHGEWRDTLWLRRELREPPADPAEPRPFPAVRTDDAFESAIEAGETSVR; from the coding sequence GTGCCTGCCATCCGTCCCGCGACCCGCGACGACGCCGGTGCCATCCACGACATCTACGCCCCGTTCGTCGCCGAGACGGCCGTGTCGTTCGAGACCGAGGTCCCGTCGCGCGAGGCCATCGCCGGGCGCATCACCGACACGCAGGAGCAGTTCCCCTGGCTCGTCTGTGAGGTCGACGGGGCCGTCGCGGGCTACGCCTACGGCCACGCTCATCGCGGCCGGGGCGGCTACCGCTGGTCGGCCGAGTCCTCGGTGTACGTGGCCGAGGCGCACCTGCGACGAGGGGTCGCTCGCGGCCTGTACGAGTCGCTGTTCACCGTCCTCGCGCTGCAGCGCTACGTGAACTGTTACGCCGGCATCGTCCTCCCCAACGACGCGAGCGTCACGTTCCACGAGTCGATGGGGTTCGAACGCGTCGGCCGGTACGAGGACGTCGGGTACAAACACGGCGAGTGGCGGGACACGCTGTGGCTGCGTCGGGAGCTCCGGGAGCCACCGGCGGACCCGGCCGAGCCGCGACCGTTCCCGGCGGTCCGGACGGACGACGCGTTCGAATCGGCGATAGAGGCAGGAGAGACGTCGGTGCGGTGA
- a CDS encoding ABC transporter permease codes for MSLQGVVRKDILDVRRAKLIWGVGILYTLFTVLYFYGTGSGGNSGELANQLIGMAQIAILIVPLVALVAAYLSVAGERESGSLKFLLSYPNNRLDVVLGKLVARSAIVGASVLFAFVVGLGLGFYYFDSVDLGTYVGFVGLTLVFTLVYVSIAVGISAATASRSRAMGAAIGSWFVLNVFWNAFPIQPRTIVQFVADKLGVEVSESVLALVSSLSPTAAYLVSLDYVFTRNPMTGKGIEGMSRPDVWYLDPWFMLVILAFWAVVPLALGYWRFQRADLG; via the coding sequence ATGAGCCTCCAGGGCGTCGTCCGGAAGGACATCCTCGACGTCCGGCGCGCCAAGCTCATCTGGGGCGTCGGCATCCTGTACACGCTCTTCACCGTCCTGTACTTCTACGGGACCGGCTCCGGCGGTAACAGTGGCGAACTCGCGAACCAGCTCATCGGGATGGCACAGATCGCCATCCTCATCGTGCCCCTCGTCGCGCTGGTCGCCGCCTACCTCTCGGTGGCCGGCGAACGCGAGTCGGGGAGCCTGAAGTTCCTGCTCTCGTACCCGAACAACCGCCTCGACGTGGTGCTCGGGAAGCTCGTCGCCCGGTCGGCCATCGTCGGCGCGTCCGTGCTGTTCGCCTTCGTCGTCGGCCTCGGCCTCGGCTTCTACTACTTCGACAGCGTCGACCTGGGCACCTACGTCGGCTTCGTCGGGTTGACGCTCGTGTTCACGCTCGTCTACGTCAGCATCGCGGTCGGCATCTCCGCGGCGACCGCCTCCCGGTCCCGCGCGATGGGTGCCGCCATCGGCTCGTGGTTCGTGCTCAACGTCTTCTGGAACGCCTTCCCCATCCAGCCGCGGACCATCGTCCAGTTCGTCGCGGACAAACTGGGCGTCGAGGTCTCCGAGTCCGTCCTCGCGCTGGTCTCCTCGCTCAGTCCGACGGCTGCGTACCTCGTCTCGCTGGACTACGTGTTCACCCGGAACCCGATGACGGGGAAGGGCATCGAAGGGATGAGCCGCCCGGACGTCTGGTACCTCGACCCCTGGTTCATGCTCGTCATCCTCGCGTTCTGGGCGGTCGTCCCGCTCGCGCTCGGCTACTGGCGGTTCCAGCGCGCCGACCTCGGGTAG
- a CDS encoding S66 family peptidase yields MPEFVTPPPVERGDSVAVVAPASNVPEEFSHVYELGLERMREVFDLEPVEYPTATKGPEWLAENPEARAQDVMDAFADPEVSAVVANIGGNDQLTVLEHLDPEVLRENPTRFYGYSDNTNLALYLWNHGIVSYYGGSTLLEYAMDAEMFDYTVEYLGRALFDEHVGEWAEADCFTDQAGDWADPRSLEYHRDIEPADGRTWAGAEETAEGRIWGGCLEILDQWFVHDEWLPEPEDLEGTVLALETSEEIPDPAWVTGWLRAFGEAGYLEVFDGVLVGRPCARNHTEAGDNPAHEREAYREQQREAIESVVPQYNPDAPIVLDCEFGHTYPTCPVPIGGVAEIDPADETVTLR; encoded by the coding sequence ATGCCAGAGTTCGTCACGCCACCACCGGTCGAACGCGGCGATTCGGTCGCCGTCGTCGCCCCGGCATCGAACGTCCCCGAGGAGTTCTCGCACGTCTACGAACTGGGCCTCGAGCGCATGCGCGAGGTGTTCGACCTCGAGCCCGTCGAGTACCCGACCGCGACGAAGGGGCCCGAGTGGCTCGCCGAGAACCCGGAGGCCCGCGCACAGGACGTGATGGACGCCTTCGCGGACCCCGAGGTCTCCGCGGTCGTCGCCAACATCGGCGGGAACGACCAGCTCACGGTCCTAGAACACCTCGACCCCGAGGTCCTGCGCGAGAACCCGACGCGGTTCTACGGGTACTCCGACAACACCAACCTCGCACTGTACCTCTGGAACCACGGCATCGTCTCGTACTACGGCGGCTCGACGCTGCTGGAGTACGCGATGGACGCCGAGATGTTCGACTACACCGTCGAGTACCTCGGCCGCGCCCTGTTCGACGAGCACGTCGGCGAGTGGGCCGAGGCCGACTGCTTCACCGACCAGGCCGGCGACTGGGCCGACCCGCGCTCGCTCGAGTACCACCGCGACATCGAGCCCGCCGACGGCCGGACCTGGGCCGGTGCCGAGGAGACCGCCGAGGGCCGCATCTGGGGCGGCTGTCTCGAGATTCTCGACCAGTGGTTCGTCCACGACGAGTGGCTGCCCGAACCCGAGGACCTGGAGGGGACCGTGCTCGCGCTGGAGACCAGCGAGGAGATACCCGACCCGGCCTGGGTCACCGGCTGGCTCCGGGCCTTCGGCGAGGCCGGCTACCTCGAGGTCTTCGACGGCGTCCTCGTCGGCCGGCCGTGTGCCCGCAACCACACCGAGGCGGGCGACAACCCGGCACACGAGCGCGAAGCGTACCGCGAGCAACAGCGCGAGGCCATCGAGTCGGTCGTCCCGCAGTACAACCCCGACGCGCCCATCGTCCTCGACTGCGAGTTCGGCCACACCTACCCGACCTGTCCCGTCCCAATCGGTGGGGTCGCGGAGATCGACCCCGCGGACGAGACGGTCACCCTGCGCTGA
- a CDS encoding GNAT family N-acetyltransferase, which produces MTDHAFLTDGRVSLRPIEPDDLPALRAGWNDPAVWRMLDTVEPQSPGSFERMVEGWQDDDRHVPFAIDADGLVGLLQVKRIHWQSRICTFSYFVLPDATGDGYATAAVELGLEYAFDSLGLHRVQAKTIALNEGSQRVLEKAGFTHEGTARRQAYVDGSYHDLLSWGLLDEEWRERREG; this is translated from the coding sequence ATGACCGACCACGCCTTCCTCACCGACGGCCGGGTGTCGCTCCGGCCCATCGAACCAGACGACCTGCCCGCGCTCCGGGCGGGCTGGAACGACCCCGCCGTGTGGCGGATGCTCGACACGGTCGAACCGCAGTCGCCGGGGTCCTTCGAGCGCATGGTCGAGGGCTGGCAGGACGACGACCGGCACGTCCCCTTCGCCATCGACGCCGACGGGCTGGTCGGGCTCCTGCAGGTCAAGCGCATCCACTGGCAGTCGCGCATCTGCACGTTCTCCTACTTCGTGCTGCCCGACGCGACGGGTGACGGGTACGCCACCGCCGCGGTCGAACTCGGCCTCGAGTACGCGTTCGACTCGCTGGGGCTGCACCGGGTGCAGGCGAAGACCATCGCGCTCAACGAGGGGTCACAGCGCGTGCTGGAGAAGGCCGGGTTCACCCACGAGGGGACCGCCCGCAGGCAGGCGTACGTCGACGGGAGCTACCACGACCTGCTGAGCTGGGGACTGCTGGACGAGGAGTGGCGAGAACGGCGAGAAGGATAG
- a CDS encoding class I SAM-dependent methyltransferase, translating into MDDHDPDTTADETHASYDQHAERADEDHDDLWRTPWGDNPLQEHYAWPATTDLLPDVEGARVLDAGCGVGDHVEWFTDRGATVVGVDVSEEAVAVARERQGDRATFRQADLTEPLEFADDGVFDVVVSNLVLDHIADLEPVFAEFERVLADDGTLVVTMIHPMQFYLDAAEVTSYYDRTPVELGWEAGTVTSYHRPLGDIVTALTGADLHLDVLAEPEPDPGYAEHAAESWAVLDRPQICCLRAVPVR; encoded by the coding sequence ATGGACGACCACGACCCCGACACCACCGCCGACGAGACGCACGCGAGCTACGACCAGCACGCCGAACGCGCCGACGAGGACCACGACGACCTCTGGCGCACACCCTGGGGCGACAACCCGCTCCAGGAGCACTACGCCTGGCCGGCGACGACCGACCTCCTGCCCGACGTCGAGGGCGCTCGCGTCCTCGACGCCGGCTGTGGCGTCGGCGACCACGTCGAGTGGTTCACGGACCGCGGCGCGACCGTCGTCGGCGTCGACGTCAGCGAGGAGGCCGTCGCGGTCGCCCGCGAGCGCCAGGGCGACCGGGCGACGTTCCGACAGGCGGACCTCACCGAACCACTGGAATTCGCCGACGACGGCGTCTTCGACGTGGTCGTGAGCAACCTCGTCCTCGACCACATCGCCGACCTCGAGCCCGTCTTCGCCGAGTTCGAGCGCGTCCTCGCCGACGACGGGACGCTCGTCGTCACGATGATCCACCCGATGCAGTTCTACCTCGACGCCGCGGAGGTCACGTCGTACTACGACCGGACGCCGGTCGAACTCGGCTGGGAGGCCGGGACGGTCACGTCCTACCACCGACCCCTCGGCGACATCGTGACCGCGCTGACCGGCGCGGACCTGCACCTCGACGTGCTGGCCGAGCCGGAACCGGACCCCGGGTACGCCGAGCACGCGGCCGAGAGCTGGGCGGTCCTCGACCGGCCGCAGATCTGCTGTCTGCGAGCCGTTCCTGTCCGGTGA
- a CDS encoding class I SAM-dependent methyltransferase, which translates to MGFHTFPVDRADKLEDESRYRYCSREELVASLSLSGDETVADLGSGTGFYTDDVAPFAAKTYGVDVQSEMHDVYREKGLPEGVELVTASIGDLPFADGELDAAFSTMTYHEYADDAALAELARVLGPDGRLVTVDWSGNGDGESGPPTEERFTLEEAIAHHESAGFTVETASERPETFLLAARLD; encoded by the coding sequence ATGGGATTCCACACGTTCCCGGTCGACCGCGCCGACAAACTGGAGGACGAGTCGCGGTATCGCTACTGCTCGCGCGAGGAACTGGTCGCGTCGCTCTCGCTCTCTGGCGACGAGACGGTCGCCGACCTCGGGAGCGGGACAGGGTTCTACACCGACGACGTGGCGCCCTTCGCGGCGAAGACCTACGGCGTCGACGTCCAGAGCGAGATGCACGACGTCTACCGCGAGAAGGGCCTCCCCGAGGGCGTCGAACTCGTGACCGCCAGCATCGGCGACCTCCCCTTCGCCGACGGTGAACTCGACGCCGCCTTCTCGACGATGACGTACCACGAGTACGCCGACGACGCGGCCCTCGCCGAGCTGGCCCGGGTCCTCGGCCCGGACGGCCGACTCGTCACGGTCGACTGGTCCGGTAACGGCGACGGCGAGTCCGGCCCGCCGACCGAGGAGCGGTTCACGCTCGAGGAGGCCATCGCCCACCACGAGAGCGCCGGCTTCACCGTCGAGACGGCGAGCGAGCGCCCCGAGACGTTCCTGCTCGCGGCGCGCCTCGACTGA
- a CDS encoding cryptochrome/photolyase family protein: MTIWVLGDQLTTEVGPLAAADPGDDRVLMIEARGFARRLPYHAQKLTLVFSAMRHFRDRLRESGYTVDYRQVETFGEGLSEHVEAHPDDDLVLMEPASHGAADRFQTLVAEAGGRLDVVENELFLCSADRFDEWAGDRETYRHEDFYRTMRRETGYLLDGDGDPAGGEWNYDDENREFPRPEVRFPHPPAFEPDETTREVQAWVADEFETWGDGEGFAWPVKRAEALAALEDFVENRLPQFGPYQDAMLRRSWSLNHALLAPALNLGLLTPREVVDPAIAAYEAGEADLPSVEGFVRQVVGWREFVRHVYRRSMPDLADANQLGHDHALPEAYYTGDTDMRCLSECVGHVWDHGYAHHIERLMVLSNFATLYGADPQELNRWFHFGFADAYHWVTTPNVVGMGSFASDVLSTKPYVSSANYVDKMSDYCAECPYDEDATTGEDACPFNSLYWEFLARHEDTLRSNHRMGLLYSHVDRKSDDELDAIRARADEVRQMGADGTL; encoded by the coding sequence ATGACCATCTGGGTGCTCGGCGACCAGCTCACCACCGAGGTCGGCCCGCTCGCGGCGGCCGACCCGGGCGACGACCGCGTGCTCATGATCGAGGCGCGCGGGTTCGCCCGGCGGCTGCCGTACCACGCACAGAAGTTGACACTGGTGTTCAGCGCGATGCGGCACTTCCGGGACCGACTCCGTGAGTCGGGGTACACCGTCGACTACCGGCAGGTCGAGACCTTCGGCGAGGGACTCTCCGAACACGTCGAGGCGCACCCTGACGACGACCTCGTCCTGATGGAGCCGGCGAGTCACGGTGCGGCCGACCGGTTCCAGACACTCGTCGCCGAGGCGGGTGGGCGACTCGACGTCGTCGAGAACGAACTGTTCCTCTGTTCGGCAGACCGGTTCGACGAGTGGGCCGGCGACCGCGAGACGTACAGACACGAGGACTTCTATCGCACGATGCGCCGCGAGACGGGCTACCTGCTGGACGGGGATGGCGACCCGGCGGGCGGCGAGTGGAACTACGACGACGAGAACCGGGAGTTCCCCCGGCCCGAGGTCCGGTTCCCGCACCCGCCCGCGTTCGAGCCCGACGAGACCACCCGCGAGGTGCAGGCGTGGGTCGCCGACGAGTTCGAGACGTGGGGGGACGGCGAGGGGTTCGCATGGCCCGTCAAGCGAGCGGAGGCCCTCGCTGCACTCGAGGACTTCGTCGAGAACCGCCTCCCGCAGTTCGGCCCGTACCAGGACGCGATGCTCCGGCGGTCGTGGTCGCTGAACCACGCCCTGCTCGCACCCGCCCTCAACCTCGGCCTGCTGACGCCCCGCGAGGTGGTCGACCCGGCCATCGCGGCGTACGAGGCCGGCGAGGCCGACCTCCCGAGCGTCGAGGGGTTCGTCCGGCAGGTCGTCGGCTGGCGCGAGTTCGTCCGGCACGTCTACCGGCGCTCGATGCCGGACCTCGCCGACGCGAACCAGCTCGGCCACGACCACGCCCTGCCCGAGGCGTACTACACCGGCGACACCGACATGCGCTGTCTCTCCGAGTGCGTGGGCCACGTCTGGGACCACGGCTACGCCCACCACATCGAGCGCCTGATGGTGCTCTCGAACTTCGCCACCCTCTACGGCGCCGACCCGCAGGAGCTCAACCGCTGGTTCCACTTCGGCTTCGCCGACGCCTACCACTGGGTCACGACGCCCAACGTCGTCGGGATGGGTAGCTTCGCCAGCGACGTGCTCTCGACGAAACCGTACGTCTCCTCGGCGAACTACGTGGACAAGATGTCCGACTACTGTGCCGAGTGCCCCTACGACGAGGACGCCACGACCGGCGAGGACGCCTGTCCGTTCAATTCGCTGTACTGGGAGTTCCTCGCCCGCCACGAGGACACCCTGCGGTCGAACCACCGGATGGGCCTGCTGTACTCCCACGTCGACCGGAAGTCCGACGACGAACTCGACGCCATCCGGGCGCGCGCCGACGAGGTCCGGCAGATGGGCGCCGACGGCACCCTCTGA
- a CDS encoding TraB/GumN family protein yields MSESADSPAPDPLGPPGDGDGSVTVLGTAHVSEKSVEEVRDTIAAERPDVVAVELDEGRYNQLRGETPEDIEPRDLLKGNTVFQFIAYWMLSYVQTRLGERFDIQPGADMLAAVEAAEEHDLGVALVDRDIQVTIQRFWRRMSTKEKVQMMAGLIFGVADALVVGVTIGLMLGFFLGPLFGLASGPLFGIEAATMQGIAGGGLVGLAAGYLLWEFGLRSLTDDQAIALGAAGAVTVGGAVALSGVLNPLVGNVLGTGLGLSLVGGLVGGVVAGVGVGGLLGLVMLGLGYDAAPEEDYEEFDIERMTDADVVTAMMEEFRQFSPGGAQALIDERDAYIAHKLVELREQGYSVVAVVGAGHRAGIESYLENPGSLPPLESISGTDRSRRFSFFKAFAYTLALGYVAFFFLLIMAGVGNLFLLKLFAAWFLFNGVIAFTLAKLAGARWTSAAVGGAIAWLTSLNPLLAPGWFAGYMELRHDPVNVGDINTLNQILSDEESPLLDVVRRMFEVPLFRLIMVVAATNIGSTIASVLFPVAVLPWLAQGRIENVEQLMDLLLRGAQNSVDIITGVL; encoded by the coding sequence ATGAGCGAATCTGCCGACTCGCCGGCGCCGGACCCGCTGGGCCCGCCGGGTGACGGCGACGGGTCCGTCACGGTGCTCGGGACGGCCCACGTCTCCGAGAAGTCAGTCGAGGAGGTCCGCGACACCATCGCGGCCGAGCGGCCCGACGTGGTCGCGGTCGAACTCGACGAGGGCCGGTACAACCAGCTCCGCGGCGAGACCCCCGAGGACATCGAGCCCCGGGACCTGCTGAAGGGCAACACCGTCTTCCAGTTCATCGCGTACTGGATGCTCTCGTACGTCCAGACCCGCCTCGGCGAGCGCTTCGACATCCAGCCGGGCGCGGACATGCTCGCGGCGGTCGAGGCCGCCGAGGAGCACGACCTCGGCGTCGCGCTGGTCGACCGCGACATCCAGGTGACCATCCAGCGTTTCTGGCGGCGGATGTCCACGAAGGAGAAGGTCCAGATGATGGCGGGTCTCATCTTCGGCGTCGCCGACGCGCTCGTCGTCGGCGTCACCATCGGCCTGATGCTCGGGTTCTTCCTCGGCCCGCTGTTCGGGCTGGCCTCCGGGCCCCTGTTCGGCATCGAGGCGGCGACCATGCAGGGAATCGCGGGTGGCGGCCTCGTCGGCCTCGCCGCGGGCTACCTCCTCTGGGAGTTCGGCCTGCGCAGCCTCACCGACGACCAGGCCATCGCACTGGGTGCGGCCGGGGCGGTCACCGTCGGCGGCGCGGTCGCCCTCTCGGGCGTCCTGAACCCCCTCGTGGGGAACGTGCTGGGGACCGGCCTCGGCCTCTCCCTCGTGGGCGGCCTCGTCGGCGGCGTGGTCGCCGGCGTCGGCGTCGGTGGCCTGCTCGGGCTCGTCATGCTCGGGCTCGGCTACGACGCCGCCCCCGAGGAGGACTACGAGGAGTTCGACATCGAGCGCATGACCGACGCCGACGTGGTGACGGCGATGATGGAGGAGTTCCGCCAGTTCTCCCCCGGCGGCGCACAGGCGCTCATCGACGAGCGCGACGCCTACATCGCCCACAAACTGGTCGAGCTGCGCGAGCAGGGCTACTCCGTCGTCGCGGTCGTCGGTGCGGGCCACCGTGCCGGCATCGAGAGCTACCTCGAGAACCCCGGGTCGCTCCCGCCGCTCGAGTCCATCTCCGGCACCGACCGCTCGCGACGGTTCTCGTTCTTCAAGGCGTTCGCGTACACGCTGGCGCTCGGCTACGTCGCGTTCTTCTTCCTGCTCATCATGGCGGGCGTGGGCAACCTCTTCCTGCTGAAACTGTTCGCGGCGTGGTTCCTGTTCAACGGCGTCATCGCGTTCACGCTGGCGAAACTGGCCGGGGCGCGCTGGACCTCGGCCGCGGTCGGCGGCGCCATCGCGTGGCTGACGAGCCTGAACCCGCTGCTCGCCCCCGGCTGGTTCGCCGGCTACATGGAGTTGCGCCACGACCCGGTCAACGTGGGCGACATCAACACGCTCAACCAGATCCTCTCCGACGAGGAGAGCCCCCTGCTGGACGTGGTCCGCCGGATGTTCGAGGTCCCGCTGTTCCGGCTCATCATGGTGGTCGCGGCGACCAACATCGGCAGCACCATCGCCAGCGTGCTCTTCCCGGTCGCGGTGCTGCCCTGGCTCGCCCAGGGTCGCATCGAGAACGTCGAACAGCTCATGGACCTGCTGCTGCGCGGGGCCCAGAACAGCGTCGACATCATCACGGGGGTGCTCTGA